The sequence CAGGCTTGCGTATTTGGGAAGCTCGTCGTATCTTGGATTACATCGATACGTTAGACGACGTCGACCATGATAAGCAAGGAATTATGGGATTCTCTGGCGGGGCTTTGATTGCTGCTTACACAGCTGCACTGGATGCTCGTATTAATGCTACGGTGTTAACCGGATTTACCAATACGTTCAAGGGAAGCATTATGGCCATGCATCATTGCATTGACAATTATATTCCAGGTATTTTAAATTACGCGGAACTGCCAGAATGGATTTCATTAATTTCCCCTCGCAGTTTATTTATAGAATCAGGAGAGCATGATCGTATTTTTCCTAATCAATTTGTGAAAGAAGCGATTGCTGAAATTGAAGAATGCTATCATAACCGTCGGCACAATTTTGCCTATGATATCTTTCCTGGTGCTCATGAAATCAGTGGGCGGAAGGCGTATGACTGGCTGGTAAATCAATTAGGCTGATCGAACATTCAGCCTGATTGATTTTGAAAAAAGTGTATAAATAAAATGATTGCGATTTCATTTATGTGTAAGTATGATATACTCAACATAGAGAAAGCAACAATAGCAGGGGGATGGCGTCACGATGAAAAAGTTGTGGGAAACATTGCGAACGATGTCTTTTAAAGAAGCGGTAGATTATATATGGGAGTACTATAAGATACATATATTCGGTATCGTTCTTGGTATAGCATTTCTTGTTTCTATTCTAACTACTATCTTTCAGGAAGAGGAAGAAACCTATGAGTTGATGGTACTTAGCCAGATTCCTTATGATGTAACCGATCAATTCTCACAGGATCTCAACGAGAAATATTTTGACGGTTTTAACATTGTTTCTGATAATATCCTTTCTAACGGTGGCTCATTATCGGAGCAATCACCTGAACAGGTACAGAAATTAATGGCAAGAATTGCAACGGGAATGGTTGATATCATGGTAACAGATGAAACAATGGCCCAGGAAATGGCTGATCAGGATGGTTTAGTCAACTTTGAAGAGGTAGCTGATATGGAAGCCTTGGAAGCGCAAGGTGTGGAATTCTACCAGTTTGGCAAAGGAGAAGTACTTGGAATCGGAACGAACCAATTCGACGTATTCAACGACAATGAAGCATTCCAGGACCGCATCCTCATCATACCAGCCAGCACAGAAAAAAAAGAACGCACCAAGCAAATTCTCGAAACATTGCTAGAATCCTAAAGAAAAGAATCAACAAGTACCCACACCAGCTGCTTGTTGGTTCTTTTTTGTACGATAGGAAAGCATACATAGCGGAATCTACTAAAGGCCAAAATGCACTTAATAGTGAGTGGAAATATTTAAATTCAGGTTCCTATAATATAGATTATGTTAAGTGGAGATGTGTTGCCAAATGGTCATTTTGATATAGTTTATCTGCTTAGTAAAGCTCCAGAAATAGGCTCCGCGTCCTGTGGGCACGGCTTCAGCTAGGCTACTACTTGAACAGCACCTTTGCTGCCTTGTGCCGAGGAAGCTTACTTCAAAGCGATACTAGTAGACACAGGCACAAATGAATTGGATCTTCAGCTCGCGCTGATTCCACGGGAGTCTCCGCCTATTTCCTACGCTTAAGGAAAGTGCTACAACGGATGTAACAGCAAAAAGCAGTGGTGCTTAGCATTATGTTATTCAGAAGCTTATATTTATGGTGCACACAATATGCTAGCAATTCCAAAAGTTGTAGAGCTCCGTCTTAGCGTAGGCCAACCACGTAGACTCCCGCGGGACAGGCAGGCGCTGAAGATCCACTTTGTAAAGCGATCTTCTTTACAAAGTTAGCTTCAGCCGTGCCCCGCAGGACGCGGAGTGGTTGGAAGAAGCGGTATCCCAGCACATTAAATATCTCAATATGGATGCTCGGCTAGCAATGCCCAGTTGACATAATCCATATTATCAGTAACTGTTCATTTTTTGATTTGCTAGGACAAGTTTTGTATATAGTTGGTTTGTGAAATGGGAGTTGGGGGAAATAGGTGTAGTAGCAGAATCATTTATTAGTAAAACGTAGCAGGGAACACTGCCTATATCCATTATGGATCACTAGAGGTTCCTGCTTAATAGAGAATCGAAGAACAATGCGATTTTGAAGATAGTATGAGAAAGGAGACGGACAATGAAACTAGGATTATGTTCTGTAACGTTTCGTGATAAGAACCCGGAGCAGTTGATAGATCTGGCAATGGAAGCGGAACTAGATGCAATCGAATGGGGTGGAGATGTTCATGTACCACCTGGTGAATATGAAGTAGCTAAACAAGTAGGGGAATTAACGAGGTCACGGGATTTAGAAGTAAGCTCATATGGTTCCTATTATCGATTAGCAGATCACACAGGCAATGAGTTTGATTTTGAAACAATTCTCGAAACTGCCAGAAGATTAGAAGCACCTGCTATCCGTGTTTGGGCAGGTATGCAAGGCAGTGCCGATGCTGACCAAGCCTATCTGGAAAAAGTAGCAGAAGATGCGAGACGAATTGCAGATATCGCTGCGAAAGAAAATATTTCGATCCACCTCGAGTATCATGATGGGACGTTAACGGATACGAAGGAAAGTGCCAAACAATTAATGGAAGCGATCAATCATCGACGTGTGTTCCTGTATTGGCAGCCGTCGAACAATGTTTCTGTGGAAGAACGGTTGGCGAGCATTCAGTATTTAAAACAGTGGTTAAGTAATGTACATATTTTCCATTGGCGCTCTTATACCGATCGCATGCAATTGGCAAGCGGTATGAATGAATGGGAACTCTATTTAGAGAAAATCGAACAAGACCCGAATATGAATCGTTATGTCTTAATGGAATTTGTCAAAGATGACGACGATCAGCAATTTTTAATGGACGCTCAGACTTTGCATGATTTAAAAGCTATTGTGGATAAGAAAGCAACCTGATTTATTATCAGGTTGTTTCTCGTTGTACAAGCGATGTATCCAGGTAAACCTTCTTACATATTTCCCGTTCCTCCTGTAATCGTTCCATCATTAACTGAACTGCCGTTTTTCCCATTAACTCTTTTTCGATGCGAACAGAAGTTAGAGCAGGATAAACATATTTTGAGACACTTATATCGTTAATCCCTACTAAACGAACCTGCTGTGGAATTGCCACGTTTTCCTGGTTCAATGCTTTTAATGCTCCAATCGCCAAAGGATCATTTGCCGCTACAAAGCCAATGCTATTGAAGTTTTTTTCTGCTAGATATTGCTTCATCAAACGATAGCCGCTCTCCACATTAAAGTTATCCAGTAAAATTAGTTCCTCTTGTAATATTGCTTTGTCATGACAGTAAGCGCGGAAGTAATATTCCCGTAAATCGCTCATCCCCGTATTTTGAGGGTTCCCGCCAATAAAACCAATCTGCTCACATCCGCGATTCAGTAAATGATCGATAGCTTGCTTCATCACACTTTGAAAATCAATTAAAACAGCATCACAGCCATGGTGTGCGGTATCTGAATCGATTAACACGACATTCGTTGTCAATTCTTTAAAACGATTAATTTCGTTATCGCTAAAACGGCCAACGGCAATGATTCCATCAATAGTAGAGGGAATTTCCCCGATTTCTTTCGTTGTATATTTTAATAACCTCAGATGCTCCTGGTCTGCTTGTGATTCAATACCATGTCTGATCCCCATATAATATAAGTCTGTTAATTCTTCTGATTCGGTTACCCAATGGACAAACGCAATTCTTCTTGTTAGTTTTTTTCTGGTTGCTCGTTTTTGATAGGACATCGATTCAGCGATTTCGAATATCCGTTTCTTTGTTTCGTCTCCTACAGATAAAGTTGGATCATAGTTTAATACTCTGGAGACAGTGGCGATCGACACACCTGCTTCTTTTGCAATATCTTTAATAGTAGCCATTATGTTCACCCTTTTAGTAAAAACAAGTAAAATTTAACTTGACTAGTTTTACTAAATATTTTAATATACTACGTAAGAAATGACAATAATATTAGTAAAAATGTATTCGATTTCAATAAACGGGAGGCTTTTTTAGTATGTTTAACAAATCAAAGTTTGTTTATGCTCCGCCAGTAAATGGATATCCGGAATGGAATAACAATCCTGAAATTTTTCAACTGAATCGTATGCCACAGCATGCGTTAGCTATAC is a genomic window of Gracilibacillus salinarum containing:
- a CDS encoding sugar phosphate isomerase/epimerase family protein; amino-acid sequence: MKLGLCSVTFRDKNPEQLIDLAMEAELDAIEWGGDVHVPPGEYEVAKQVGELTRSRDLEVSSYGSYYRLADHTGNEFDFETILETARRLEAPAIRVWAGMQGSADADQAYLEKVAEDARRIADIAAKENISIHLEYHDGTLTDTKESAKQLMEAINHRRVFLYWQPSNNVSVEERLASIQYLKQWLSNVHIFHWRSYTDRMQLASGMNEWELYLEKIEQDPNMNRYVLMEFVKDDDDQQFLMDAQTLHDLKAIVDKKAT
- a CDS encoding LacI family DNA-binding transcriptional regulator, with translation MATIKDIAKEAGVSIATVSRVLNYDPTLSVGDETKKRIFEIAESMSYQKRATRKKLTRRIAFVHWVTESEELTDLYYMGIRHGIESQADQEHLRLLKYTTKEIGEIPSTIDGIIAVGRFSDNEINRFKELTTNVVLIDSDTAHHGCDAVLIDFQSVMKQAIDHLLNRGCEQIGFIGGNPQNTGMSDLREYYFRAYCHDKAILQEELILLDNFNVESGYRLMKQYLAEKNFNSIGFVAANDPLAIGALKALNQENVAIPQQVRLVGINDISVSKYVYPALTSVRIEKELMGKTAVQLMMERLQEEREICKKVYLDTSLVQRETT